From Salvia splendens isolate huo1 chromosome 3, SspV2, whole genome shotgun sequence, a single genomic window includes:
- the LOC121797392 gene encoding probable WRKY transcription factor 33 has protein sequence MASLNRAFNYSPTSQYMNSSFTDMLTSNKDYSFPAALSPPPLSPSFFLDSPVLFGSSNALPSPTTGAFAALFAKDEATPFSDFSFQSHTQTALSDSSSLIASRDSLKRQREDEIAKVEEVPRIEQGKSDDGYNWRKYGQKQVKGSENPRSYYKCTFANCPTKKKVERNLDGYITEIVYKGSHDHSKPQSTRRSSSSTHNYNYNNNNNVTESTTTDNNNSSISDDIEQASSINDAKRWKADDENDSSCGNRAVREPRVVVQTTSEIDILDDGYRWRKYGQKVVKGNPNPRSYYKCTSNGCPVRKHVERAFHDKRAVITTYEGKHNHEVPAARGSNCYATSRPQPQVMRPPAPTTYNNPMSLTKDEPSFFDLFLD, from the exons ATGGCATCCTTAAACAGAGCTTTTAACTACAGTCCCACATCCCAATACATGAATTCTTCTTTCACTGACATGCTCACATCAAACAAAGACTATTCATTCCCAGCTGCTCTCTCTCCGCCCCCTCTCTCCCCTTCCTTTTTCCTCGACTCTCCTGTCCTTTTCGGATCATCTAAT GCTCTCCCATCTCCGACCACCGGAGCCTTCGCCGCCTTATTCGCCAAGGACGAGGCAACCCCGTTTTCCGATTTCTCCTTCCAATCCCATACCCAAACGGCACTTTCTGATTCCTCCTCACTCATCGCTTCAAGG GATTCGTTGAAAAGGCAGAGAGAAGATGAAATTGCAAAAGTAGAAGAAGTTCCAAGGATAGAGCAGGGGAAATCCGATGACGGATACAACTGGAGAAAATACGGACAGAAACAAGTGAAGGGAAGCGAGAATCCTCGTAGCTACTACAAGTGCACCTTCGCAAACTGCCCCACCAAGAAGAAAGTGGAGAGGAATTTAGATGGATACATCACTGAGATTGTTTACAAAGGGAGCCACGACCACTCCAAGCCCCAATCAACCAGAAGGTCATCATCCTCCACCCACAACTACAactacaacaacaacaacaacgtcACTGAGAGCACCACCACCGACAACAACAACTCTTCCATCTCCGACGACATCGAGCAAGCCTCGTCCATCAATGATGCCAAGAGATG gAAAGCGGACGACGAGAATGACAGTAGTTGTGGGAATAGAGCCGTCCGAGAGCCCCGAGTGGTAGTGCAGACAACTAGTGAAATCGACATTCTTGATGATGGCTACCGGTGGAGGAAATATGGGCAGAAAGTGGTGAAGGGCAACCCCAATCCTAG GAGTTACTACAAGTGCACCTCCAACGGGTGTCCGGTGAGGAAACACGTGGAGCGTGCATTCCACGACAAGAGGGCCGTGATCACCACATACGAAGGGAAGCACAACCACGAGGTCCCCGCAGCACGTGGAAGCAACTGCTATGCAACTAGCAGGCCTCAACCACAAGTAATGAGGCCCCCTGCACCCACAACTTACAACAATCCCATGTCCCTAACTAAAGACGAGCCCTCCTTTTTCGACCTGTTTCTAGATTGA